In Defluviitalea raffinosedens, the genomic stretch TAATATCCATTGCTTTTCCCCTTTCCTTAGTATTTTCATTGCGTAAAAGTAAGCATAATCATAGGACTTATGAATATATTCTCCATAAATTGGATTTTTCCTTTAAAAACAAAAAAATAATACCAAATTTTATTGGTATTATCTAATTATTGTAAATTATTTAGCCTTCTTCTTGAGCTATTTGCTCCATCCGTTCCTTTATACTGATCGATGGCTTGTTGATAGCATTCTTTTGCTTTCTCTATATTATTTTCTGCTTCGTAAATTCTTCCCAGATAATATAAGACATTATCTGAATAATATTGATCCTTAACATAAAGATAAGATTTTTCGAAATTAAGCTTGGCGTTATCATAATCTCCTTTTGAGTAACTGTTTAATCCAGTGTTATAATGATATCTTCCAGCTTCTTTGAACACCTTACCGGCTAATTGATCATAAACAGTCTTATTTTCTTCTGAAATAACATCTAAATCAATGGACATAAGCAAAGAAGCTGCTTCAGCAAAATTACTGCTGTTATATAGTGTCTCTGCCTGGCTTATTTTCTGAGCTTCTTCTATGGCATTCTGCTTTTTCTGAAGTTCATCATTGGTTTCTTGCATTGTTGCAAGCTGTTCTTCTAAACTGCTAATGGTTTCCTGACTTTCTCTGGTGATTTTTGTGATTTCTTCTTCCAGTCTTTGATTTTCAGCATTCAAATCAGCAATTTGCCTGTTAAGGGCATTGGTTTTATCCGGTATGACTAAAATGAATAAAAGCGCAGCTGTACAAATCGCTCCTACAATAAATCCTGCGATCTGCCCCAAAGGAGAAAAATAAGTTTGGTGCGTGCGTTTCGTCTCATGTTTGCCTACCGTTTTGGATCTATCATTGGTCTGCGGTCTTACACTGGATTTCAGTTCTTTTTGATATCTTAATGCTTTTGGATTGCTAATATCAATTTCTAAGACCTTTTCTATGTACGAAAGGGCTTTGGCCTTATCTTTCTCTGCAATATAACATAAAGCCAATAAACAATAAGCTTCTACAAAATTAGGACTTTCCTGAATCGCTTTCTTAAGCTGGATAATGGCCAGATCTTCACTTCTTTGCCTGATATATTCTATAGCTTGGTTGTACATTCTGATGGAGTCGTTATACAAATCCAATTTCCTTGGATTGTTTTGAATTTGATTAATATAATCATTGGCGATATTGTCTTCTTTCTTAAAATGAGTACTGATGATCCATTCCGTCAATGCCTGACCAACTTGCCCCATTTCAAAATAAATCAATCCCAGCAAATTTCTTGCATCTATATTGGTCTTATCAAATTCAATGGCTTTGGTTAATGAATCGATTGCAGCGGTCAATTCTCTGTTATGGGCTTGTTCTAATCCCTTATTGTATAATCTGCTAGAAATATCTTTTATCTTTCTATATAAGGCAATGTCAAATTGGCATATTGGACATCGATTAGCTTGTTTGATTTCATTATTGCACGCTGGACAATTCACATCAATCTACTCCTTACTCTTTGGGCTTAGATTCGATATTTTTTGTAATCTGAGTTAATAAATCCAATATATCTTTTACCTCATTGGATTGAATGGCTTCCTCTATATGATCTATTTCCAAAATAGGTTTAAACTTACGTAATTCTTCTTTAAAATCAAGCATGATTTTCAACTCCTTTTCTTAATCATTTTTTTAATTTCTCCAATCAAATATAATGATCCGGCACAACATAGCACATCTTTCTCATTCGTTAATTTCAGCGCTAATTCGTAAGCCTGTGCTATATCAGCATTCTGATATATATACGAAGAATACTTCACAGCGGTTTTCTCTAATTCATCTATCGGAAGTTTTCTGGAACTGTTCGGTTCAGTCAGTACAACCTTTGAAGCATAAGGCAGCAATTGCTTTAACATAAGCTCATATGGTTTATCCTTAAGTACGCCAATAAGCAAAGTAATATTTTGATCATGGAAGTACTGTTCAAAAGCTTTAGCCAAAGCCAAGGCGCCTTCCTCATTATGGGCACCGTCGAGAAGAATCAGGGGATTTTTCCCTACGATCTCCAGACGTCCCGGCCAGTAACATTCCTCCAACCCGATTCTAACATTTTCTTCAGAAATTTCAATACCCTTGTTCCTTAATACTTCCACAGCCAAAAGCACTAAAGCTGTATTATATATTTGGTGCTCGCCAATCAGCGACACTTTCAGATCTTTATAAGAATAAAAATCAGTGTTGATCGAAAAAGTTATCCCCTCTATGCTATGTCTTACATTCTGGATATGCATATCAGAAACATAATATAATTGAGAATTCAAACTTTCGCAAACACTTTTAATAATATTATACACCTTATTATTTGGAAAAAACAATACAGTACTGCAATTTTTCTTAATAATTCCCGCTTTTTCGAATGCAATCGACTCAATACTATCTCCTAAGACATCCATATGATCCATACTGATAGAGGTTATAACCGATAACAGCGGATTTTCTATCACATTCGTGGCATCGTATCTTCCTCCCAGACCTACTTCTAATACTACAAAATCCACCGATTGCTCATCAAAATACAGCAAGGCCATAGCCGTCAGAAATTCAAATACTGTGGGATGTTCTTCATTGTTTTCCACACATTTCTGGCATGCTTTTATGATTTTCTCTCCTGCTGTAGCAAACTCCTCATCAGATATATCTTTATTATTGATTTTTATTCTTTCGTTATAGTTTTCCAAATGAGGGGATGTGTACATACCTACATCATACCCAGATTTTTCTAAAATATAACTGATCATCGTGGATACGGAACCTTTTCCATTGGTTCCGGCAACATGTATAACCTTAAGATTCTTTTCTGGATTTCCCAGTCTTCTTAATAGGTTTTGAACTCTGACAAGCCCCGGTCTTGAGCCAAAACGTTCTATAGAATTAATATAACTGATCACATCATTATATTCCAAAGTAGTACCTCCTCATAAATGCGCTTTCGCTTTTTTAAAAAATTAAGACCCCCCTAAAGGAGTCTTAGCAAATTATTTCTTAGACAGAGCTTTAAGTCTTTCTTCAACCTGTTCAAGCATTGTCTTATATTTAACTTGTTTTTCTTTTTCCTCTTCTATAACATTTTGAGGCGCTTTTTCCACAAACCCTTTATTGCTTAATTTCTTTTCTACTCTTTCAACTTCTTTGATCAGCTTTTCCTTTTCTTTTTGGAGACGTTCAATTTCTTTTGAAATATCTACCAATTCAGCGAAAGGAATATAAATAGTCGCTCCAGGAATGATCGTTGATACTGCATCTTCATCAACACCTGTCTTGTCTTTCTGTACCAATACTTCATTGCCATAAGCCAAAGATGCAAAGAATACCTTTCCTCTTTCAAAGATATCCAGAACTTTATCGTCTTCAGAAACAACGATGAGCTTTGCTTTCTTGGAAGGCGGAACATTCATTTCTGCTCTTAAGTTTCTAATATTTCTGATTGCCTGTTTCATTAATTCTATTTCATCTTCTTCAACGGAGAATTTCCATTCTTCTTTAAATTCAGGCCATGCAGAAAGCATGATGGTTTCTTCCTCGTTTTGGATATTTGTAAAGATTTCTTCAGTGATGAATGGCATATATGGATGAAGCAGCTTAAGTGCATTAATGAGTACTGTTTTTAAGGTCCAAAGGGCAGCTTTTCTGGTATTATCCTCTTTATTATACAGACGAGGTTTAACCATCTCAATATACCAGTCACAGAATTCTTCCCAGAAGAAATCATATAATTTAGAAACAGCAATTCCCAACTCATATTTATCCATGTTTTCTGTTACTTCTTTCGCTAAAGTATTTACTTTAGACAGAATCCATTTGTCTGCTGCAGTCAGGTCTTCAACTTTTACTTGAACTTCATCTTCACCTTCTAAATTCATTAATATGAACCTTGTTGCATTCCAGATTTTATTTCCGAAGTTTCTGCTTGCTTCAACCCTTTCATAGTAGAAACGCATATCATTTCCAGGAGCATTTCCAGTTACCAGGGTTAAACGAAGGGCATCCGCGCCGTATTTTTCTATAATTTCCAGAGGATCTACACCATTACCCAGGGATTTGCTCATCTTTCTTCCCTGAGAGTCTCTCACAAGTCCGTGGATCAGGACATCCTTAAATGGCACGTCTCCCATTTGCTCTAATCCTGAAAATACCATCCTTACAACCCAGAAGAAAATGATGTCATATCCAGTAACCAAAACATCTGTTGGATAAAAGTAATCCAATT encodes the following:
- a CDS encoding tetratricopeptide repeat protein; the encoded protein is MNCPACNNEIKQANRCPICQFDIALYRKIKDISSRLYNKGLEQAHNRELTAAIDSLTKAIEFDKTNIDARNLLGLIYFEMGQVGQALTEWIISTHFKKEDNIANDYINQIQNNPRKLDLYNDSIRMYNQAIEYIRQRSEDLAIIQLKKAIQESPNFVEAYCLLALCYIAEKDKAKALSYIEKVLEIDISNPKALRYQKELKSSVRPQTNDRSKTVGKHETKRTHQTYFSPLGQIAGFIVGAICTAALLFILVIPDKTNALNRQIADLNAENQRLEEEITKITRESQETISSLEEQLATMQETNDELQKKQNAIEEAQKISQAETLYNSSNFAEAASLLMSIDLDVISEENKTVYDQLAGKVFKEAGRYHYNTGLNSYSKGDYDNAKLNFEKSYLYVKDQYYSDNVLYYLGRIYEAENNIEKAKECYQQAIDQYKGTDGANSSRRRLNNLQ
- a CDS encoding bifunctional folylpolyglutamate synthase/dihydrofolate synthase, whose translation is MEYNDVISYINSIERFGSRPGLVRVQNLLRRLGNPEKNLKVIHVAGTNGKGSVSTMISYILEKSGYDVGMYTSPHLENYNERIKINNKDISDEEFATAGEKIIKACQKCVENNEEHPTVFEFLTAMALLYFDEQSVDFVVLEVGLGGRYDATNVIENPLLSVITSISMDHMDVLGDSIESIAFEKAGIIKKNCSTVLFFPNNKVYNIIKSVCESLNSQLYYVSDMHIQNVRHSIEGITFSINTDFYSYKDLKVSLIGEHQIYNTALVLLAVEVLRNKGIEISEENVRIGLEECYWPGRLEIVGKNPLILLDGAHNEEGALALAKAFEQYFHDQNITLLIGVLKDKPYELMLKQLLPYASKVVLTEPNSSRKLPIDELEKTAVKYSSYIYQNADIAQAYELALKLTNEKDVLCCAGSLYLIGEIKKMIKKRS